The nucleotide window TGCCGAACCAGGGACCAGGAAATGGTCCCCGCTTAATCCTGCTAATTCTAGTGGGGAGTGGAATCAATCTTGAAGAACGATTGGCTTGAGACTGTTCGGACCGCTCCCGTTCGGCCCTCGCTTCACCCTGAATGGCGGTGCTGAGGATTTTCACATTGCAGCACAACAAGGGAACTGGCATCTGACCAGTCTGCATCGgtgagaatgaagagaaagagagacggaagaagaacaagaagccCTCATCTTTCTTTTGCGGACTTAATCCGATCCCCTCCAAAACGCTCTCTTAAAGTCATGATCATCGTTTCTCCccactccaactccacccGATCCGCGCCGAATGAGATGCAGGGAAATTGCACGCTTGCACGCACGCAAATTAAAACACGAGCTGATCACTTCCCGATAAGcctggggaggtggagaattttcaaggaagggagaaaaacCAGCTTCTTTGCCAAGCcactcctctcttcctcgtgTTTGGGGATTTGAGCAGTTATTAATTCCGAAGTACTCAATAATTTCGCCTGGCTGTTATGGATGCTGCTACCGAGGCATGTCCCCCTGATTATATATACCCCTAAGAGCAGGCACAAATAAAAAGGTATGTACTTCCTATAACCTTTCTGCGGAATGTATCAtgatatataagaaaagttACCTTACAACTGGAGTGATATCAAAGATACTTCAaactattatactattaccagtattatataaatatattaagaatcagtctattttatagatataggCTATCTTTGTCACTCCTGTACAAAtctatagtattttatagtTGATTCTTTACCTATTTAATAGACTTTCTACTTTAataagtagatcctatcataCCTATGCCAAGAATCGATCCTATATAAATTATGGGAACTCTAAATCCGCTGTATATGCAGCGCACCAACCTCAGTGGATTAGGATATGTTAGAAGTAATCTTATTAACTTTGCAAAGCCTGCTGTTTCCTTAGCCCTGTGGCCAAGTCCGGGATACTGAAAGACTGGCTTGCGATGAGAATCAATTGTCAGTTCTTCATCTAAATTAACTAGAGGTAAGATATCTCTCCATGCCTTATTATGTGCTGACCTCTCCAGACCATATGAATTCGCTGTCCGAGATACCAAAGCCACCATCGGGAGACTTTCCAAAAAAGCTAAATCTTGGAGATGTTGTCAGAGAAGCAGTTCATCTCAAAATATGTAGATAGGTTCTGTACAACAACTGTACTTGATTACCTGtagctatattaataagatattactCCTGCTTAATACATATACAAAGATCCCCATGCAAATCCCTTACAAAATTAGAACTTGCAGATTTTCGTATTCAAGAGTATTACGTCTCAAAAAATGATTCTATTATATCTAATGAAAATACACTTTCTCATATAGTCAATCTGTATTCTAAATCAGCGGTATATGTGGTGCACCAACATCGGTGGGTTTGGAAAGAGAATCAAATCTTCCCAGTGCAGTATACTATCTACATATGTAACATCATATTGATTCATCTCATGGCCTCACTCCCTGCACTTTGTAAAACGCAGAGTGCAATCCCCTTGGGGCCGACATGTCAAGTAGTCATTCCAGTCTGGAACTGGAGCGCCAGTTACTACATCACCATTCTTACTGACAATATCAATTTTATAGCTCATCAGAGTGCAGGCCACTATAATCTTCAAGGTTAAATTGGCCAGCCGTTGGCCTTTGCATAAGTGTGTACCGCCTCCCCATCCGATAAACGCATTATTGTCGACAACCGTGCGGCCGGGATCCCAACGCAATGGGTCTGGATAGAGGGTCGGGTTCAATGCCGTATCGGAGAACGGATATAGAACGAAGGCATTGGACGGGATTGTATAAGCCCCAATGGACAGGTCAGGTCCAATGTTGCGCCGTACCGCCGTATGTGGCTGAGCTCGTCGGAGTGTTTCGCGAATGCAGAGATCCAGCTGCGGGGTTTGCGATTCCCATGCTGCAAGGGGAATGGCTGATATTGACCCCATTATATCTTCCTTCGACAAGGATGAAAAGTCTCTGTAGGTCGTTGTGAGGTCTTTGATCTCGTTGTGTACTGCTCTGGACCAGCTTGGTTCAGACGCCAGGTACAGGAGAAGCCACGTGCCTGAAATTGGGAGGAAGATTAGACTGCTGCTATCTGCCAACGAAATCGTGTTGTGGTAGGAGACGGAACGTAGAGAAATGTGACATGTTTCGAGGTTCTATAGCATACCAATCGTTCCCGTTGATCGCGCCCCAGCGATAGGAAGGCCCATCATAAACTATGGCAAATGGTCAGCAGGCATTGTTTAGACACCACGATATCAGGTATAATTTACCCCGACAATACATTGGAAACTCTCTCCAGAatcaagaagctgctgaagggAGTCGTCTCTTCGCACCCCACTGTGGACGCGCCTCTTGACAGCCTGGTGGAAAGTCCAATAGACATACATAGAGGCACGCAGCTTGTAGAAAGTTGCAAGACCGGGTACCCAAGCCCATAAGTGCAAGGGCTTTACCGAGGCATCAATAATATCATAAAAGTATTTCAAACGGGATACAAGCCTGGTATCTTCTGCAACTTCATAGGAGGTAACGGCGCGGATGATCATCTGAAAAGTAACCTTaaagaaagattaataaagACCATGTTCAGAACAGCAGGTATGTAGTAAATTTACGTCGTGTAAACTGGCGCATGGGTCAATGATGAGATTGTCCCATGAATTCATCTTTTGGTGACAGTCTGTAATCAGTTGTGGAAGTACTGCAGCAATATAAGCTGGTCAGACATACTGATAAAATCGGTGTGTCCAGAGCCCTCGGGGAGTAATAACATACAATTCTGGAGATTATCGGGTCGCTGAAGATTATTCAATCGCTTGTATATACCATGGAGTACCCGAGGATTGAGACCTGTAGGGATCtaaaagcagaagaaaagaaaggtcAGTGACGATAATAGTCTGATAGAGTTCCATTAACTGAAGTACGTGGAAGGGTTACATACAGTACCAATGAGTACCTGAAAACCTTCGTAGAGGTTCAGGCTTTTCGCTCCAAAGAAAGTACGTCTTGCCTCCTCGCCTGATACCACAATTACTTGATTTTTTCGGAGTTGAAATCTGAAAGCTTTAGAGCCGGTCACCCTAAAACCCTCTTTTATGAAGTCGAACTGTGCTGTGAAAAAGGAATGTGCAAGCTGGGCGACAGACCAGCGAAGCTCAGGAGGGAGGGTGTTTTGACTTCTGGTTGCCGGCTTCTTGTTATTTTGGGGCTTGACGACACGATGGAACAAAACCACTACTATGCTAGTAATGATAGCCACATAGATGACTGTGCTTGCAAGCGGCATAGCATCCGAAGCCAACCAAGGAAGCCAATTATATCTCGCTAGGAACATTGTCTTCGCTCCTAAATAGCGATTGAATGAGTGTTATCATGAAGAACGGAGATTTTCATTTAAGGGGAATGCGGCATATAAAGTCCTTGATGGGCTAAGTTCATTTTCAACCAGTCGGCGACTCCCTAAGTGCGTTTTAGTTTTCACCCATAGAGTGGAGGAGATACACGGAGGTAGGAGATGGGTATAGCAAGGTGGCCGGATTCGTCCCCCTATCCTTAGGCTACGATTGGTATCTCATAGATTGAGACACTGGTCCAATCTCACCTGTCCATATTTCGGGAGTCTCGGAGACTCGTATTACTTGTCGTACTATCTTCAAGCGAGCTGTGACCCGCTCCAGCTCGCGGTCATTGGGTTGAACTTACCGAGAATAAATGAGCGATCCACCGCGCTCTGGAACTCGAACGCGTACAGGGGGGTCAGCGTTGGTTCTTACTAGGGCGAAGTTCGTTCGAAGTTCCATTATATGGGTTCGATAGAAGCAGTGGCACTCAATTGGCTGGAGTATCAAAACTCAGTGAGAACGGATCGGACGATTCTATATCTGGCTAAACCTAAGTAGCGCCGCAGACAACGCCTAACCTTGCTAAAGTTAGTAATTAGTGTTAGCGTGGTATTGGGTGTCTCCGATATCTGGTTTCGCACTAGTAATATGTTGTTACTTACTGTATGTAACTAGTGAGGGAGTGTGAAATCCTGGCCAGAAATTATCCCCGAAGTGAGATTGAAATCTAGTCCACTAGGAACAATTCCGGGCTTCCGACGGTGTATACCGATTGTTTGGTATATTACCAGTCCGAAGATCAACCGAGCGATGAGCAGAATCCCAACAAACAATACTGCTTTCAGCCACAAGCCGTTGCTTGCAGGGTGATTTCGGTCGGCGCTTCTGTAGTCTACTGATGTCCACTACTGTAACTTTGCTGTTCAAGTCCTAATACTGAAAGGTACCCCATCACGTgagaatttatatagaagagTGGTAGGCTTCAAAAGCCCTGGCAACGGGAGATTTTCTAAATCTCTTAACTTGTTATAGTGTTGAGCACGAGAGATTAGTGCACCCCTCAATTTTGGCTTCTCTCTTTGCATCTCAAGCCGCACAGCAACAGCTTTCGCTTCCTCTGACTCCTTCCGGATCCCATTCAACCCGTTAATCCTCAGCAATGTGGCTGCCATTGCTCGTCCGCGGTCCAACGACCATACCCTACATTTACCGCCTTGTTTTGACGACGATAGAACCAATGATCGCCCTGTGCGGCGCCCTGCAGTCGCTCCTTTATCCAACCGTCTACATGAGCAGCATGACCCGTGGCAAGGTGTCCTTTTTGCCGGAGATGGAATTCCTACACACAGAGTTGGGCGGCGCGTGGCTGTATTTTGCATTTGTGGAGGCGGTTGTTTTGCGCGTCTTCGATGACGAGCGTCTATGGCGTTTCCTTTGCGCCGCCATGCTCCTCAGCGACTTGGCCTGGTGCCATTCAGTAGCACAGGCGGTTGGCGGCTGGGCGATCTGGCTTAACGTCTGTATCTGGTCCACGGAGGACCACCTTATGTTCTGGACATCCgcacccatcaccatcatgcGACTTCTAGTCGTCAGTGGGATCGGCCTTAACGGACCCAACCCCAGCGTCCGAAGAGAACAAAACTCGACCACCATACTGAAACACGATGGAGGCCAAGAATCTAGGGCTAAAGAGAACGCAGGCCACGAGACAAACACAAAGGTGTGACAATAGTCTGGTGAACTGGAGCAGGCAAATGAGTGAATGGCTTTTGTATTAGGGCGTCAATTGTCATAGTTTTAGAGTATTATATTGGTACACAATTGAGAGAAGAGACAATTATCACAGCCACACGGCGTTCGTGATATCTAGGGCATGGATCACTGCCAGACCACTACCTTCCGATTCAAATCCACAACGAGTTGATTTGGCGGACCTATCGCGGTATTATGATACATGAGATTAACAGAGGTCaataatttaaagaaaaaagttaCCAGTCTCGCTCCCATTTGGTAGCCTTCCACATCCGTAATCACCCTATTAGTGACAGATTACCGCCAAGATCTTTATTCCCTTAGATCGAGAGTCACGTTCTTAGCCCTCCGCCCCGAAAGGCATTGAGTT belongs to Aspergillus luchuensis IFO 4308 DNA, chromosome 3, nearly complete sequence and includes:
- a CDS encoding cytochrome P450 (COG:Q;~EggNog:ENOG410PVPA;~InterPro:IPR001128,IPR036396;~SMCOG1034:cytochrome P450;~TransMembrane:1 (o16-37i);~antiSMASH:Cluster_3.10;~go_function: GO:0005506 - iron ion binding [Evidence IEA];~go_function: GO:0016705 - oxidoreductase activity, acting on paired donors, with incorporation or reduction of molecular oxygen [Evidence IEA];~go_function: GO:0020037 - heme binding [Evidence IEA];~go_process: GO:0055114 - oxidation-reduction process [Evidence IEA]): MFLARYNWLPWLASDAMPLASTVIYVAIITSIVVVLFHRVVKPQNNKKPATRSQNTLPPELRWSVAQLAHSFFTAQFDFIKEGFRVTGSKAFRFQLRKNQVIVVSGEEARRTFFGAKSLNLYEGFQVLIGTIPTGLNPRVLHGIYKRLNNLQRPDNLQNLLPQLITDCHQKMNSWDNLIIDPCASLHDVTFQMIIRAVTSYEVAEDTRLVSRLKYFYDIIDASVKPLHLWAWVPGLATFYKLRASMYVYWTFHQAVKRRVHSGVRRDDSLQQLLDSGESFQCIVGFMMGLPIAGARSTGTIGTWLLLYLASEPSWSRAVHNEIKDLTTTYRDFSSLSKEDIMGSISAIPLAAWESQTPQLDLCIRETLRRAQPHTAVRRNIGPDLSIGAYTIPSNAFVLYPFSDTALNPTLYPDPLRWDPGRTVVDNNAFIGWGGGTHLCKGQRLANLTLKIIVACTLMSYKIDIVSKNGDVVTGAPVPDWNDYLTCRPQGDCTLRFTKCRE
- a CDS encoding uncharacterized protein (COG:S;~EggNog:ENOG410PSMR;~TransMembrane:4 (i15-40o60-79i91-117o129-150i)), encoding MWLPLLVRGPTTIPYIYRLVLTTIEPMIALCGALQSLLYPTVYMSSMTRGKVSFLPEMEFLHTELGGAWLYFAFVEAVVLRVFDDERLWRFLCAAMLLSDLAWCHSVAQAVGGWAIWLNVCIWSTEDHLMFWTSAPITIMRLLVVSGIGLNGPNPSVRREQNSTTILKHDGGQESRAKENAGHETNTKV